Proteins found in one Mycoplasma sp. 1578d genomic segment:
- a CDS encoding DnaA ATPase domain-containing protein, which produces MWKKHIIFSNLSLEKYYLDKYKNEWTQALDSSVKDILGNEYVWDFINTNLEDHKKHIEEIKVNQKRIKESIKIQIQNEEINTHFTFENYIQSEFNQEALEIFKKIVYEDTGVNILYLSGKSGLGKTHLLSALINEFKAYKKSNTCIYISPFNFSTYISNLIKENDQDKISKILKYYSNVHLIVFDDFQIFAEGKKIATKNFLFNVIDKRMMLNKLTVFASEFEIKDITPLFEERLITRLRSGIQTKIQKPNKNDFRKVFTEILNKEEGLNINLFDEKSVNFIINGHSDSIRGLIGAISKLKFYKKEILNSDYVFNVVKNAFKDFVAPNKKITPEEIIERVCKYYQIHSREIYSKTRRSNVVIARHMIINLIKIILDYSSTKIGQILNKDHSTILNAFKKFETQIKADSSVKRTIETLKLEIENN; this is translated from the coding sequence ATGTGAAAAAAACACATTATTTTTAGTAATTTATCATTAGAAAAGTATTATCTAGATAAATATAAAAACGAATGAACTCAAGCTCTAGATTCGTCAGTTAAAGATATTTTAGGTAATGAATATGTATGAGACTTTATTAACACAAATTTAGAAGACCATAAAAAGCACATTGAAGAAATAAAAGTTAATCAAAAAAGAATTAAAGAATCAATTAAAATTCAGATTCAAAACGAAGAAATTAATACTCATTTTACTTTTGAAAATTATATTCAAAGCGAATTTAATCAAGAAGCATTAGAAATTTTTAAAAAAATTGTTTATGAAGATACTGGTGTAAATATTTTATATTTATCTGGAAAATCAGGACTTGGAAAAACACATTTACTTTCAGCTTTAATTAATGAATTTAAGGCTTATAAAAAATCAAATACTTGTATTTATATTAGTCCATTTAACTTTTCTACTTATATTTCAAATTTAATCAAAGAAAACGATCAAGATAAGATTTCTAAAATTCTTAAATATTATTCAAACGTTCATTTAATTGTTTTTGATGATTTTCAAATTTTTGCTGAAGGTAAAAAAATAGCTACTAAGAATTTTTTATTTAATGTTATTGATAAGCGTATGATGTTAAATAAGCTCACTGTATTTGCTTCAGAATTTGAAATTAAAGACATTACTCCTCTTTTTGAAGAACGCTTAATTACTCGCTTGCGTTCAGGAATTCAAACAAAAATCCAAAAGCCAAATAAAAATGATTTTCGCAAGGTTTTTACTGAAATCTTAAACAAAGAAGAGGGATTAAACATTAATTTATTTGACGAAAAAAGCGTAAATTTTATTATTAATGGTCATTCGGACTCAATTCGGGGTCTGATTGGGGCTATTAGCAAATTAAAATTTTATAAAAAAGAAATTCTAAATTCTGATTATGTCTTTAATGTTGTTAAAAACGCCTTTAAAGACTTTGTGGCTCCTAATAAAAAAATTACGCCAGAAGAAATTATTGAGCGAGTATGCAAATATTACCAAATTCATTCTAGAGAAATTTATTCTAAAACTAGAAGAAGTAATGTTGTTATTGCTCGTCACATGATAATTAATTTAATAAAAATTATTTTAGATTATTCTTCAACTAAAATTGGTCAAATACTTAATAAAGATCATAGTACTATTTTAAATGCATTTAAAAAGTTTGAAACGCAAATAAAAGCAGATTCTTCAGTTAAAAGAACAATTGAAACTTTAAAGTTAGAAATAGAAAATAATTAG